A window of Pararge aegeria chromosome 27, ilParAegt1.1, whole genome shotgun sequence genomic DNA:
TGCAGCCCCTTCCAGAACTTTTCAAGGATATTCATTGCATTAAATCGGATATGGCTGCACTTTCGACTTCCACTCAGGAATTGATCAGTAGAATCGATAGACTTGAAAAAAGGATTGATAATATTGAGTCTGTAAGTGACGCCATGCCTGAGTTGAGGGTTGCCATATCTCAACTTCAAGAGCAGGATCAGTGGCttcgatataataatatagagataaaaaaaattggttgcctgtaaagtcggtatacgggcgaaagttttacgtgacaacgactttgagtggtaaaataattttaatgtgaatatttattcgtatagtaggaagaaggatgaaataatagtaacaatttaaaacatttatttatacaaagaattatatttaaaacattaatttatacaaagaatctcgcactgaatttcatattaacaaaattttatttttacctttacacatacatacgtatttatatacaaatatacatacaataacttgcaatacatttgcgtacaatgaaacagcgtttactacaaagggacgcgtgcctttcactttttatgtctgtctctctcgctcttaggcgggcgcgtgcctctcactcgctctcattgtgagcgcataacgtgagcggagcgtaacgcagtttcttgaagtgtcacccggcaaaccaatttataagacgttgtcacgtcaaaataggAACAGAGATAACCTTCCCTGtttctaaaaacaataaatacttcATCGCGCGTGTACAGTTCCGAAATCCTTCTGAGAACAAGAGGAAGcctgtacctacattcttgtgaataaattattattattattattataattgtgtctTTTATTAATAGATATCTTAAAGAAGATTTCGTAGCTGCTGGAAAGGCATTGAAGACACTCACAACATCTGATATCGGCATCCCAGGCAATACTAGAATCTTCATTAATGACCATCTGACGGTCGAAAATAAACAGCTGTTATCTAAAACGAAACTCCTTGCTAAGGAGAAAAATTACCGTTTTGTTTGGGTGAGGCACTCCAAactatttgtaagaaaaaacgAAACGTCCCCCGTCTTAAGTATCAAAGCGGAGAAAGATTTGACGGaagtaaaataaagttagtaactaaaataacatttattagaagtatatacctagaaataaactttaatcttAACCTCATACCTC
This region includes:
- the LOC120635578 gene encoding uncharacterized protein LOC120635578; amino-acid sequence: MTRLKQAHKRRLFFDNPCSGITEVGYRKLGVRQATWKYATCKHVQGAKKQPGSPVPSPTYLSMDTVMAELTKLSLQLQPLPELFKDIHCIKSDMAALSTSTQELISRIDRLEKRIDNIESIVSFINRYLKEDFVAAGKALKTLTTSDIGIPGNTRIFINDHLTVENKQLLSKTKLLAKEKNYRFVWVRHSKLFVRKNETSPVLSIKAEKDLTEVK